The DNA sequence CCAATTGAAATCAAACTTTTTGACAAAAATTGCTAGGTACCTCAAGTGAAATAGTAATCCCAGAGTGGAAGCTGGAGAAACTTGAAAATCTCGATCATTTTCCAAGTTGACATCCAACAAATGCAGCACCCTAATAAGTCTTAAGCTAATAATTACAGGGAAAAGATCCACACGGTTTGATGCGTAGAATTGTGGATGAGCGATGAACTCAATAGACTCCCTTTCTTCAGAGTAGACCATTGGAATCAAGTCCAGTAAATATCCATTTAGTTCCAGTTGTTCAACAAGCTCGTCATGGATATACATGCATAAGTGAGGATCCTGCGAAGATGGAGTTTGGGATAAATTATATGGCGCGATCTGCTGCttaaaattttcttcttcaagtttACTTGAACAAAACGCACGCACTAGATCATGAACCATGCAGTATTTTATGTCACCATTAGATCTCCTTTTAGAAACTATTAGAAGGCTTCTATTGACAAGATCATTCAAACAATCTTTAGATGCTTTCTCTAGGTTCTTTGTGTCGATGTTTTGCACTAACTCTTCGGCTATCCACAACTTCAGCAAATCAGACACTTCAATTTTGAAGTCCTCTGGAAAATATCCCATGTAAAGAAGGCAATGCTTTAGATGAACCCTTAAATTGTCATAACTTGACCGTATTGCTTTCGTACTCAGCTCTTCTAAACCATGGGAACTCAAAACCTTTGCAAACTCAAGCCACACAGAGGCTTGCCTTTCCTTTTGCGCAATAATTGGAGCAGTCAAGACAATCACTAGAGGTAGTCCCTTACAGTTTTTGGCAACTTCTTCTCCTGCTTCGCATAGCTCCGGGGGACAGCTCTCACATTGAAATACTTTCTTCTGCAATAATTCCCAACTCTCCTCCTTTGTTAGGAATCGAAGTAAATAAGGATCACTGTGCTGCTTAATCTCCTTAGCCACCTTTTCATCTCGAGTTGTTATCATAATTCTACTTCCTTTTTCCTCACTGGGGAAACATAATTGCAAATCTTCCCATGCATTATAGTTCCATATATCATCTAATACAATGAGGTATCTCCAACCAAATAGAGCTTTCTTCACCGCATCAGCCACGTCCACATCCTCATTGATGTCAAGCTTATCACCTGTTACTTGTTTAAGAATCTCAACCAATAGCTTCCTCTCGTCATATTTTTGTGAAACAGTACAAAATGCTCTAACATTAAAGTGATGAATAATAAGAGGATTGTCGTACACCTTTTTAGCCAAAGTCGTTTTACCTAGACCGGGCATTCCAACAATCGAGATAATGTCCCGTTGTTTTGGTCCTCCGAATCCAGTCAATTTCTGAATGATCTGATTTACATCTTCCTCAAAGCCCACAAAATCCTCATTATTTGACAGAAAACTACCTTCAGTGGAAGGCTTTGCATGAGCAGCTGTTTTCTCGACATTCTCCATGTCAATTATCTTGCTCTCTTTTAAGATTGTTGGAAGTAAACTCAAACTGCAGTGACATTAATAACGCTGTCAGCCTCCATAAAAGAAATGAAAACAAGAATAGGTCAATCAACTATCATTTAGCAATTCAAAGAAATACATTTCATTTTAATGCGCGCGCACACACATACATTGAAAGATGAATGAGAAGACCCCTACCCTCTGTCACGGACAAAACTGTCAAGGATTTGTCCCGCTTTGGCCTGATCATTGTAGGTCACCTCAAGGCTTTTTGCGCTCACGATTTTATCTCGTTGGGCTTTAACCAAAAAGGCATCTCAACAATTGAAGCCTGAACTTGAATTAATATACCCCTAGCTGTTTTATTTATTGTTAATACTTAGAAGTAAGTATATACAGACATCAGCAACAAGAGTGCGCTGGCAAGCAATTACAAGAGGGGCTACATTATGAATTGCGTTATGAGCTAAGAAAGTTAATATGGCCCCTAACTTTTCACTTCCATTTTGATGTGGAATTTCCCTAAGGTAAGTTTCACCGTGAAGTTCAACCGCCAGCACTCTATGACTAGGGATGGGAAATGGGACAGTGCAGGTGCGAGGCAGGGTAGGTTTAAGGCTATGCAGGGCGGTGCGTAATGGCGAATCTATATTGGAAACTAGTAATTATATACAAGAATATTGATTGAGTgtagcaccccgaaaaatttcgaaatacTTGAGCGCATTTAATAAAGTTGATgtgcactaattatattatttcgtGTGCAGACGAGAACCATTAATATGATGTATATTAatttggatatgataataagtgtacgaggcatattataagtgatgtggggtctaaggagagccctaagtctaagccaagttggaaattacatgatagactaaagttccaaatgagtacgcacaagaccaaactttggacgagcatatctacatatatatattgggttatgtgatggaaaacctatcaaatgaaagatcattgagtctatatatataaagagttatggaaaacctatcaaatgaaagattttcgagtctagtttctaactgttcaaaccgtttgtcatttggacattactataagaagttatgaccaaattactaaaGGCTGACAGAGGAGTCGGCGGATGCAAAGCATCcggggccgcgtccgaaagattggatggcagtgaagtgctgccatagcatccaagGCCGCGTGCGAAACCCAAAAATCTGGGACTATAAATACCAAGTCGGGGGAgagagtattttgagtattgggggttagggttcttgaggtgaaggggcaattttaagctcaaatcaagtccaatcaaccaaggaaAGTTGTTAATATTATTTTGGGCTGATTCTTACTCAATGTACATGAGTTATAACATCATTCTTGCATCCAAATtttagatttcatcatcaaatcctcaagaacactaaaatcaccaaagttgtgattttttcaagattgagctactacaggtaatttcaatgcttcaaactcgtttattatgagtagttagaagtatttgaatcatttgttacaagttttaatggttgaaatattggattataaaactctagttcatggcatgaatagtacttttgagaaaataagagagaagatgaatggtaatattggcgatgaaatttatgaatacaatgaacctatggaattatttgttagcaaaagatgaaagtgatcaactaagtaatcacccgaattgtatattttgcaagtgttgattatggaagacgatgaatagtaacttggtggcaatggacaatggatgtagtatcattaatgacttcgaatggatattaaaacataagaatgaagttgaatggtctagtatgtaaaactatttggcgatttgagttgttggaggcttgtagccaacttatgagtcatatatggatgttgatcaatatcttaggtcatattttgatgtaattaggatatctaattgtagatatcgacttcttgatgatgttgagcattttaatcaacattgaaatgatggaggaggattgaaagcttgtgaatatTAATAAAgtgaaagcgaggtaagttgattaaaacttactcttcttgagagaCTTTCTCTAAAATcatgtttcgagttaatacttaagttgtttgcaaatgtgctttcatGCTTGTGGGaacaaacaagtacggatgtctccatgtataaaaatattatattgcATATGTATTGTCAtgttgttttataaaattttattttaaatcttgttggaaaaatgacactcaaggtaaatattataagtttttatcaaaacttacgtattgacaagagtatacatatttgagtgctaaagataagttttcatgaaAAGTATTTCTTTTGGAAATTTATGAGCAGAATaacacttgtggtatcttttaaagattgatgttaaattgctaaaagttttagcatgtaaaaggttatttatttaaattttgttcaaatgatttagattttctataaatgttatgatttgataaaaatagatcctttgagactaatatgctatgaatctatttttgaattATCAAATATtctgggagttacttgtgttcaccgagattgacttcggatatatcatgttcgttgtcatgaaactacacgtaccggtgtaggtgtagatggccactttgtggtatagactacgacaGAGTGCTCTCCCTCTAGAGgatactattttgtgctattattagcatgatTGAGTCGATTCGTACGGCACTACGATGAGACAACCTGAGCAAGTAgcgtatatgatacttgccgctaggtacataacttAGTTGACTttcttatgtcggtgatggtatagtactcccagtgaaatGTAATGATGATTTTTTTATGTTTAGGCATAAGGAGCCGAAAATAATttcgatgacttaaagcaaatggaataattttatatgattttatccaaaatcttggattgatgtaaatattttaaaagtttatattgtgggtaaTATTTCACTTGgttattatttaaaataacaaaggtcataaaatgatagaatttcttatcgttttatatcaaatattggtgcattatttttataaagtttgtcccaagaatttaagttagagagagtctatgacacttattgagtaccgttgtggtgtacttagcCCTTAGGGCCCCCCTCTCCAGGGCCCTacttactttacatatttcaAGATGATGTATGATACGTGGTATGTGGtcaggctaggatgactctcttttcgaggtattatgaagcaccaTTTTTATCTCATGGTAGTTATCatgttctttcttattttattttgttggaattactccaaccgttggttctattcttggtatagaggctccatagatagttgtgaaatgTTGTAATAACGGGGTTatacacgacatacatgaaagtatatattttttttacttagtctcattgttattatcatgaaagacGTCATGTGTGCTtttgaattagaaaatattttgtcttttaacttgaaaatgtatatgattttcaagaaactttcgcagttaaattgattttcatgcatatgatttgggtgcatcgCATGGTTTGGTTCGCTCGAGTCGGGTAGTGTGCCAGGTGCCAGTCacgtggttttgggtcgtgacattgagcACCCAATCTTAAAAGCAAAAAGTCCAGTTAAAAACGGTTGAGCACCCACGATTtaaaaattctggatccgcctctgatgGTGCGGGACGGGTGCGAGGTGAGTTTAAGGCTATGCGGGGTGGTGCGGGTTTAAAGCTATGCGGTGCAGGACTGTCCTGGTGGGGGGcgaattgaaattattttttaaaagacTGATGTGGTGCGGGGCGGATTGCGGGTTTACGCGATTTTGCACAAGTTTTCTAGATTTGGCCTATTGTATATTTTACAAGTTATCCAATAAGGCTTGAGGGGCAAACTTTAAAGATCATAATATCTGTTcaaatatttgatacttcataaaaacaaaaataaatcatttatatttttgttttcaaATAAACCTTTTAGTGAAATGTTAATTAAGttagaaattttgaaaaaaaagttaGACATTTAAGGGAATATAAAATGTTGTttagataaatatttttatgtaaaattattAACATTTGTCACTGAAAAATCATCTGTATCTTCTCTTCGTGTTCTTCCACGTCGAAGTTAGTTACTGAGCAAAACCGAAGTATAATTAGCAATGGACATGAAGCCAAAAAGGACTTAGCTTTGAGAAGAAAGCAAAGTTTTAAAAGAAATGAAATACAGGTGAATGAGATAATCAAAGAACATATATAAACTTTTGTTGAagcccaaaaaaataataaataaatataaacttGTGAAAATATACGCGAGTTGAGAAACTATTACATATTAGCAATTACTACAATTCACCAAGCGTTCTTCTCACTGAATACTGAAGTGGATTCAATATTTTCGAcagagtatatatttatgtaaaaagtattcaaaattttaaaaaatattaaattctaaACTTATAATTTCAAAGTGCAATATGTTCAAATTTCAATGACAATATTTTAAAGATCAAACTCATCAAGTATAAATTCTAAATCGTCCTTGTCTGAATATACTTTTCCGATGCATTGAGAAAGCAATTTTTTAAAAGTATGTTGATGTAATTAAAACTTCAAACTATTTGTCAAGCAATTTTTTTTTCGGGAGGAGGGGGGCATTTGGCTACTTTTACTATCTTTCTCTTCTCTTTATATTCTGGGGAAAATCAAAAAGTAACTTTGCTAGATCTAGCTAAAAATTCGATGGTCCTCttcaattgaaattgatttgtaTGGGATTACGCAGTTCTAGTtgagaaataaataaaaaaaactagTTCGGAGAAACTTTTCAAATATAGCAACAAATACCAATAATTTTAAGGACTCATTAGCTGAAATATATAAAGTATTTCAAGAGAGCCTTCTACTCTGGTCGATGATTtttgtaaagaaaaagaaaattatgaTCACAGTATAGACTATATTGTAATAAAAACCATAAAAAGTTGAATGTTTGACAGCAATTAAAAGAGAAATAGAATGGAAAAGCTAAAATGGAATCTCACCGATTAATGAGAGTAGTTAGCGCCAAGGTTCTTTAACTTTATGGTTTTGTCTAgagaagatgaagaagaggaagaaaagaaaagaagatgaATACTAAATAATTTGTCTAGGGGAGTTCCATCTTGAAGCATGAATAAGGGATTATATTATATAACTAGTTGTACCAGATATTGATATCCACTAATATATtagtaaataatttttaaaatttatgttaTTCATCACTAGTACTATTACTTTAATATGGAATCCGAATATGAGACTTCACTGAAATATACAGCTCAATACTTAAATCTGGTCCACATTATTATTTTAGAGAATTATTGCTTTCTAGAACA is a window from the Nicotiana tomentosiformis chromosome 10, ASM39032v3, whole genome shotgun sequence genome containing:
- the LOC104106368 gene encoding putative late blight resistance protein homolog R1B-12; its protein translation is MENVEKTAAHAKPSTEGSFLSNNEDFVGFEEDVNQIIQKLTGFGGPKQRDIISIVGMPGLGKTTLAKKVYDNPLIIHHFNVRAFCTVSQKYDERKLLVEILKQVTGDKLDINEDVDVADAVKKALFGWRYLIVLDDIWNYNAWEDLQLCFPSEEKGSRIMITTRDEKVAKEIKQHSDPYLLRFLTKEESWELLQKKVFQCESCPPELCEAGEEVAKNCKGLPLVIVLTAPIIAQKERQASVWLEFAKVLSSHGLEELSTKAIRSSYDNLRVHLKHCLLYMGYFPEDFKIEVSDLLKLWIAEELVQNIDTKNLEKASKDCLNDLVNRSLLIVSKRRSNGDIKYCMVHDLVRAFCSSKLEEENFKQQIAPYNLSQTPSSQDPHLCMYIHDELVEQLELNGYLLDLIPMVYSEERESIEFIAHPQFYASNRVDLFPVIISLRLIRVLHLLDVNLENDRDFQVSPASTLGLLFHLRYLAIFVKKFDFNWVSHLSDLQTLRVHSHQRIKTSPDIWKMTKLRHVDISEFSFIWEHNEHEESSQTVLENLKSFGKCRVSVADMNRKFWWRFPNLEELKLSIVNLHDMPNHSLFSTAETHNQLQSLDISFPIGFSKSIGWFKSVFPLNLKVLSLAGISLTEAIVSSIIALENLETLKLFFIHFTCDPLLDVTSKVFKALKYLKLEQVDMIQWHSSDTSFPVLEKLVIKDCGRLEKIPSSFAEILSLKSIKVINCSDSVENSAWDIKKEAEDTEGSDRIQVHIPKKN